From the genome of Alkalimarinus coralli:
TTCAATTGTGACCATTTCCTTGATTCCAGTCGTGCCTCCTTTCATCACGGCTACGATGCGCTTATCGCTGTTTTTGTAGCCTTGATGCAGCGAAGCGGAATCAGGGTTTTTGTGTTCAATTGTGACCATTTCCTTGATTCCAGTCGTGCCTCCTTTCATCACGGCTACGATGCGCTTATCGCTGTTTTTGTAGCCTTGATGCAGCGAAGCGGAATCAGGGTTTTTGTGTTCAATTGTGACCATTTCCTTGATTCCAGTCGTGCCTCCTTTCATCACGGCTACGATGCGCTTATCGCTGTTTTTGTAGCCTTGATGCAGCGAAGCGGAATCAGGGATGACGGGCCGCTTTCTAGAGCATGCCTAGTTCGAGCTTTGCCTCATCGGTTAGCATATCATTGCTCCAGGGTGGATCAAAAACCAAATCCACGATGACATGATCAACATTAGGAACCTGCTGAACCTTTGATCTTACGTCTTCGACGATCACTGGCCCCATGCCGCATCCAGCGGAGGTAAGCGTCATGTCAATTTTGATGACATTGCCTTTGTCGGTTTTATTTTCAACCGAACAGTTATAGATCAGACCCAAATCTACCACATTGACTGGGATTTCAGGGTCGAAACACTGTCTTAATGCTTCCCATACCTGGTTTTCGTTGATAGTGCCATCTGCCGGGGTTTCGAAGTTCTCAAACTTGATCTCTTTGCCCAGCGCATCGGCATCCTTCCCTTCAATTCGGGCGAGATTACCGTTCACCGCGACGCTGAACGTACCACCTAACGCTTGTGTGATCGTTACAAAGGTATCTTTAGGGATCATGATCTCGGTGCCAGCCGGCACTAATCTCGCTTCACAATCGCGTTTGGTTAATACAACCTCTCTTTCCATCAGATCGAAACCTCAGACTACGGTAAAGCTTTCGCCACAACCGCATTCGGCTGTGGCGTTAGGGTTATTGAAATGGAGCACGGAGTTTAAGCCCTGAGTAACAAAGTCGATCTCGGTACCATTTAATATAGGCAGGTGCTTTTTGCTGACAAATAGTTTTACGTCGTCTGATGGCGTAAAAATCTGGTCATTGTCTTGCTGTTCAAGCGCTTCTTCTTTACTGACCAGTGATGTCTCATACATGTAGCCTGAGCAACCGCTGGTCTCAAGTCTTAGGCGGATGCCCTGGCAGTCAGGCTTTTTGGCTATCTCTTTGCGGATGTGCTTGATGGCAGATTCTGTCATCGTGATATTCACATCAGGTGTATATTGTTCGGTGCTCATTGTAATTCCTCAACTCAACGTCTGGTGAAGCGCTTTTTACCTATTATGATTAGGCAAAAAGACGTTGGATTTTTTGCAACCCTTCAAAAAACTTTTCAACTTCGGCCTGGGTGTTGTAGAAGGCGAATGACGCTCTTGCTGTTCCCGGTAAGCCATAGAAGTCCATGAGCGGCATGGCGCAATGGTGCCCAGTGCGGATGGCAATGCCTTGCTGGTCTAACAACGTGCCAATATCACTTGGGTGAAGTCCGTCGATCATAAACGACATAACAGGAACCTTGTTAGATGCGTTGCCTATAACACGCATCCCTGGAACGCTGCTGACCATTGAGTTGGCATAGTTCAATAGATTGTTTTCATAAAGCTCTATGGAGTGGCGATCAAATGCGGTGAAATACTCAATCGCTTTGGCCAGACCTATTGCTTCGCTGATGGGCGGGGTGCCTGCCTCAAATTTATAAGGAAGTTCGTTATAGGTTGTTTTCTCGAAAGTCACTCTTTCGATCATCTCACCTCCGCCCTGGTAGGGGGGAAGTGCGTTTAGTTTCTCTTCCTTGCCGTAAAGAACGCCAATTCCCGTAGGGCCGAATAGCTTGTGAGATGAAAACACGTAAAAATCACAGTCCAAGGCTTGAACGTCAACCAGAAAGTGAGGAACCGCCTGCGCGCCATCAATCAGCGTTGTTGCGCCGACCGACTGGGCTTTATCGATAATCTCTTTAACTGGGTTAATCGTGCCCAAAACGTTGGATACATGTGTGACAGCAACCACTTTGGTGCGTTCGTTCAGTAGCTGATCAAACGCGCCTTCTAACAGTTCGCCCGACTCATTGATTTCAATAACTTTGAGTGTCGCGCCAGTGCGTTCCGCCAGCATTTGCCATGGGACGATATTCGCATGGTGTTCCATGCGGCTGACAATAATCTCATCGCCCGCTTTAAGAGATGAAGTCAGCCCATTGGCAACAAGGTTGATGGCTTCGGTGGTTCCGCCAGTCCAGATGATCTCTTTGGTACTTTTTGCGTTGAGAAAACCTCTAACGGTTTCTCGGGCTCCTTCAAAGGCTGCAGTGGCTCTATCGCCCAAAGTGTGCGCACCGCGGTGGACATTCGAATTGTCATGGCAGTAGTAGTCGCTGATCGACTGTATAACCGCATCGGGTTTTTGTGCACTGGCTGCATTGTCGAGATAGATAAGCGGTTTGCCGTTCACATCCTGATTTAATATAGGAAAGGCGTTGCGCGCATTATTGATGTCGAAAATCACTTTGCTGTTGCCACTTGTATCTACTGCCTGCTGATTCATGTCTGTTTAGACCTCTTGGAAGGCGCTTTTTATCAAGTTTTCGAGGCGCGCTTCAACCTTTTCTTTGATGACTTCATTTGGGATTTTCTGCACCAGTTCATTTACAAAACCAAGGGTTAACATGGTCGCTGCATGGTCTGGCGCAATACCGCGTGTAACAAGGTAGTAGAGCTCTTCTTCGTCCAGTTGGCCAATGGTGGTTCCATGTGCACACTTGACATCGTCTGCGTAAATCTCTAACTCGGGTTTGGTATCAATCTCAGCATTGGATGAAAGTAGAAGGTTCTTGTTGCTCATTGCCCCCGAGGTTTTCTGCGCATCACGATGAATCATAATGCGGCCATTAAATACAATATGGGAGCTGTCGCCCGCAATACAACGGTAGTTTTCTTCACTTTGACAGTGAGCTGAAATATGCTCGATTTCGGTGTGATTGTCGTAGTGCTGTTTTTCAAGGGTTACGCAAACACCATCCAGCGAGCACTCGGCACCGGGCTCAATAAGCTTAACTTTAAGATCGTGCCGTCTTAGGTTTCCACCCAGGCCTATGTTGTAACTGTTAAATCGGCTATCTCTGTGCTGAGTCACTTTGGTCAGGCTTACATTGGAGATCTGTTCTTGCTCGGTGTTCAAGCGGATGTAGTTCAGTTCGGCCTGCGCGTTGAGTACCACTTCGGTTACACCGGCCGTCAGGAGCTCAGACTCGGTGTTGCCACTGAACTCTTCAATCAAGGTTGCTTCAGCACCTTGCTCTGCGACAAAAAACACTCGGGCTGCATTGGTTCCGTGGCCTTCAGAGTAGAAGTGCACTTGTATTGGTTTATCAATTTTTGCATTTTTTGAGACGGAGATATAAACCCCGTCTGACAAGTAGGATGCATTGATTGCAGCAAATGGAAACTGTGTACCTGAAGCAAGTGTACCGGGCGCGTCAGCAGTGTCGTCGCCAGAAGGAATAGAGCTGGCAATAACCTGTTCAGCTTCTTCGTTTGATAGTGCTGAAAATGGTTTAATGGTTAACTGATCGCTCTCAGGCAGCCTTGATTTGCTGGCATCAAAGTGCCCGTTTACGAATACAACCAGATACCCATCCAGGTCTACGAAATCGTTGTTGGGGGTGAACTCAGTGATCGCCTGTAAAGGTGCAGCCACTGCGTCTGTCATTTTCAGGTGTCGACTGGAGTAGCGCCAATCCTCAGTTTTTCTTGTAGGCAAAGCGCATTGCTCTAACTGGTGCTGTTGGCTCTCCCTGAAGGCCACCAGCCACGGGGCTGAAGAGCGGGCTTCATCATGATTTAGTGCTTTTGATGCATCAACAAAAGCGTTTGGGAAATTGAGTGTCGCACTCATTCAATGACTCCTGAAATTCTAAACACAGCTTGGCAATCGGGTTAACTTAAGGGCTTGGCAGTCTTGTTTGCGTTGGCCACTACGTTCGGTAGTGACGATTCTGTGCAGTAAAGACGTTCGATCATTAAGACGCTTGATCGTCACTATTGTTCGTCAATGCCAAGCCAGCCATAGCCTTTCTCTTCCAGTTCCAGGGCTAACTCTTTGCCGCCGGATTTAATAATCTTTCCTTTCGCGAGTACATGCACATAGTCTGGTACGATGTAGTCGAGTAACCGCTGATAGTGTGTCACCATAATGACTGACTTATCAGGCGCTCGCAGCGCGTTAACACCATCGGCCACTACTTTCAGAGCATCGATATCAAGCCCTGAATCTGTTTCATCGAGTATCGCCAGTTTCGGCTCAAGCATCAGCATTTGCATGATCTCGTTGCGCTTTTTCTCTCCGCCAGAGAAACCTTCATTAACGCCACGCTTCAAGAATGCAGGGTCGAGATTAACCTGTTTGATTTTTTCTTTGGCACGCTTCATGAAGGATACGGCATCAATTTCTTCTTCGCCGTTGTACTCACGAATGCTGTTGATTGCGGTTCTGAGAAATTGCAGGTTGCTGACACCGGGAATTTCAACAGGGTATTGAAAGGCTAGAAAAATACCTTCTCGTGCGCGCTGTTCGGTTGGCATTTCGATTAGCGACTTGCCATCGAGAGTGACGTCACCGCCGGTAATGTCATAGGCTTCGTTGCCAGCCAGTACTTGAGACAGGGTGCTTTTTCCTGATCCGTTAGGCCCCATGATGGCATGAACTTCTCCAGGGCGAACTTCCAGGTCAATCCCTTTTAGTATCTGGGTTCCTTCGACTGATGCTTGTAAGTTGCTAATTTTTAACATTACTATCTCTCTCAAACACTGAATCGTTGCTCATAGTATTGATGAACAGCTTTATAAATATTCTACTGGGTATTAGCTAGTTCGTGATTAAACCGGGCCGTGATTTAACCAGGTCGTGGTTAGCCGACCGAGCCTTCAAGGCTGACTTCCAGTAACTTGGTGGCTTCTACGGCGAACTCCATCGGCAACTCTTTGAATACCTCTTTACAAAAGCCGTTTACAATCATTGATACGGCTCGTTCTGCATCCATGCCTCGTTGCTGGCATAGGAAGAGTTGATCATCACTGACCTTTGAGGTAGTTGCCTCATGCTCGATGATGGCGCTTTTATTCTTGCTCTCGATGTAAGGGAAGGTGTGGGCTCCGCATTTGTCGCCGATGAGCAGTGAGTCGCACTGAGTGTAGTTGCGGGCATTTTCTGCGTTGGGGCCAAACTTGACCAGCCCCCGGTAGCTGCTGTCGCTTTTACCTGCCGAAATACCCTTGGCGATAATTGTGCTCTTGGTGTTTTTACCCAGGTGAATCATCTTGGTGCCGGTATCGGCTTGCTGGAAATTATTCGTTAATGCAACAGAATAAAACTCACCCACGCTGTTATCGCCACGCAAAATACAGCTTGGGTATTTCCAGGTGATAGCGGAGCCGGTTTCAACCTGTGTCCAGGATACTTTAGAGTTTTTACCGATACAGGTGGCACGTTTGGTTACAAAGTTGTAAATACCGCCTTTGCCTTCTTCGTCACCGGGATACCAGTTTTGAACGGTCGAGTATTTGATTTCAGAATCATCAAGAAGCACCAGCTCAACAACGGCGGCGTGCAATTGGTTTTCATCACGCATTGGGGCTGTGCAGCCTTCGAGATAGCTCACGTGGCTACCTTCATCCGCAATGATCAGTGTGCGTTCAAACTGGCCGGTATTGGCTTCGTTAATTCGGAAATAGGTTGAGAGTTCTAACGGGCAACGAACGCCCTTGGGAATGTAAACAAAGGAACCATCACTGAATACCGCAGAGTTTAGGGCCGCGTAAAAGTTGTCGCGCTGAGGGACAACGGTGCCAAGATACTTCTTAACCAGTTCAGGGTACTCTTGAATCGCTTCGGAGATCGGGCAAAAGATAACACCAGCTTCAGCCAGCTGTTCTTTAAAGGTTGTTGCAACAGAGACACTATCAAAAACAACATCGACCGCAACCCCTGCCAGACGCGCACGTTCGTGTAGTGGAATACCCAGCTTTTCATAGGTTCGCAGCAGTTCCGGGTCAACCTCGTCGAGGCTTTTAGGGGCGTTTTCTTGAGACTTTGGGGCAGAGTAATAGGATATGTCATCAAAGTCGATGGCAGGGAAATTTACATGAGCCCACTCAGGTGTATCCATTTCAGCCCAGGCTCTATAAGCTTTTAAGCGCCACTCCAGCATCCATTCCGGCTCATTCTTGCGGGCAGAAATTTTACGAACGGTCTCTTCATTAAGCCCAGGCGCGAAAGTTTCTGACTCTATATCAGTCACAAAGCCGTGCTTGTACTCTTTCTTAATAAGTTCGTTAACCGATTTACCGGAGTCTGACATGCTTTAATTCTCCGCATTCTCTCAAATAATGCTTGGTATGCGTTAATTAATGACACCACATGGCGAGCGGGCTGCCAGCGATGTTATCTAGGTTGTATCGCTCTGTTCGTATCTTTTGTTGAGGGTATTTTACAATAACCAAGTAAAATAGTCAGGTATTATTTTTGGTGGTGATCAAAAGAGAGCAAATTTTAATCTTTTTTGCTGTAAAGTAGAACCGTTAGTTGTGTTCTGAGAGGATTAATTTCAGGTCGGATGCCCGAGATACTGTAGTTAAACAGCCGCGTGTCGGGCATGCCTTGGTTTAGGTCAAGAAGTCGTGAAAATAACGTCGTGCAAAGGTTTCAATTTAATATGACGTTATTTTTCAAATAGTGCGTCTATATCGGTATTGTAGGCGACGTCTACCAGCTTCCACCCTTTGCGTGGCTGATAGTAGTTGATCTCCCATATGATGGCGGCATTATCAAACTTGAGTAGATACTTCTGCTTAAAAAAGTGGTCTTTAATGCTGCCGGTTGTAATAAGGTCATAAGAAATTGGCTCGCCTAACTGCTCCCTTACTTTTGTCATGAATGTCGACATCTCGCTGGCTTGTTGCATCAGGCGCTCCGAATCACCGCCTACTGTGGCCAGCATCTCTTTGTAGGCGTTTTTTGTTTTTCCTTTCATTAACAAAGACATAAAGTGATCGCCCGCGGCTGTAAGATCGTCTTTAGTGTCTTTGGCTTGCGCCACGCTGCTGAATGCAAATACCAAGCTGAGTAGTGCAATATAAAAACTGCGCATATTGTTATATCCCTGGCTGAATTTAAGCGAAAATTGT
Proteins encoded in this window:
- the sufT gene encoding putative Fe-S cluster assembly protein SufT; the protein is MEREVVLTKRDCEARLVPAGTEIMIPKDTFVTITQALGGTFSVAVNGNLARIEGKDADALGKEIKFENFETPADGTINENQVWEALRQCFDPEIPVNVVDLGLIYNCSVENKTDKGNVIKIDMTLTSAGCGMGPVIVEDVRSKVQQVPNVDHVIVDLVFDPPWSNDMLTDEAKLELGML
- a CDS encoding HesB/IscA family protein, translating into MSTEQYTPDVNITMTESAIKHIRKEIAKKPDCQGIRLRLETSGCSGYMYETSLVSKEEALEQQDNDQIFTPSDDVKLFVSKKHLPILNGTEIDFVTQGLNSVLHFNNPNATAECGCGESFTVV
- a CDS encoding aminotransferase class V-fold PLP-dependent enzyme, which translates into the protein MIFDINNARNAFPILNQDVNGKPLIYLDNAASAQKPDAVIQSISDYYCHDNSNVHRGAHTLGDRATAAFEGARETVRGFLNAKSTKEIIWTGGTTEAINLVANGLTSSLKAGDEIIVSRMEHHANIVPWQMLAERTGATLKVIEINESGELLEGAFDQLLNERTKVVAVTHVSNVLGTINPVKEIIDKAQSVGATTLIDGAQAVPHFLVDVQALDCDFYVFSSHKLFGPTGIGVLYGKEEKLNALPPYQGGGEMIERVTFEKTTYNELPYKFEAGTPPISEAIGLAKAIEYFTAFDRHSIELYENNLLNYANSMVSSVPGMRVIGNASNKVPVMSFMIDGLHPSDIGTLLDQQGIAIRTGHHCAMPLMDFYGLPGTARASFAFYNTQAEVEKFFEGLQKIQRLFA
- the sufD gene encoding Fe-S cluster assembly protein SufD; protein product: MSATLNFPNAFVDASKALNHDEARSSAPWLVAFRESQQHQLEQCALPTRKTEDWRYSSRHLKMTDAVAAPLQAITEFTPNNDFVDLDGYLVVFVNGHFDASKSRLPESDQLTIKPFSALSNEEAEQVIASSIPSGDDTADAPGTLASGTQFPFAAINASYLSDGVYISVSKNAKIDKPIQVHFYSEGHGTNAARVFFVAEQGAEATLIEEFSGNTESELLTAGVTEVVLNAQAELNYIRLNTEQEQISNVSLTKVTQHRDSRFNSYNIGLGGNLRRHDLKVKLIEPGAECSLDGVCVTLEKQHYDNHTEIEHISAHCQSEENYRCIAGDSSHIVFNGRIMIHRDAQKTSGAMSNKNLLLSSNAEIDTKPELEIYADDVKCAHGTTIGQLDEEELYYLVTRGIAPDHAATMLTLGFVNELVQKIPNEVIKEKVEARLENLIKSAFQEV
- the sufC gene encoding Fe-S cluster assembly ATPase SufC; its protein translation is MLKISNLQASVEGTQILKGIDLEVRPGEVHAIMGPNGSGKSTLSQVLAGNEAYDITGGDVTLDGKSLIEMPTEQRAREGIFLAFQYPVEIPGVSNLQFLRTAINSIREYNGEEEIDAVSFMKRAKEKIKQVNLDPAFLKRGVNEGFSGGEKKRNEIMQMLMLEPKLAILDETDSGLDIDALKVVADGVNALRAPDKSVIMVTHYQRLLDYIVPDYVHVLAKGKIIKSGGKELALELEEKGYGWLGIDEQ
- the sufB gene encoding Fe-S cluster assembly protein SufB; this translates as MSDSGKSVNELIKKEYKHGFVTDIESETFAPGLNEETVRKISARKNEPEWMLEWRLKAYRAWAEMDTPEWAHVNFPAIDFDDISYYSAPKSQENAPKSLDEVDPELLRTYEKLGIPLHERARLAGVAVDVVFDSVSVATTFKEQLAEAGVIFCPISEAIQEYPELVKKYLGTVVPQRDNFYAALNSAVFSDGSFVYIPKGVRCPLELSTYFRINEANTGQFERTLIIADEGSHVSYLEGCTAPMRDENQLHAAVVELVLLDDSEIKYSTVQNWYPGDEEGKGGIYNFVTKRATCIGKNSKVSWTQVETGSAITWKYPSCILRGDNSVGEFYSVALTNNFQQADTGTKMIHLGKNTKSTIIAKGISAGKSDSSYRGLVKFGPNAENARNYTQCDSLLIGDKCGAHTFPYIESKNKSAIIEHEATTSKVSDDQLFLCQQRGMDAERAVSMIVNGFCKEVFKELPMEFAVEATKLLEVSLEGSVG